A single genomic interval of Sinorhizobium garamanticum harbors:
- the pssA gene encoding CDP-diacylglycerol--serine O-phosphatidyltransferase: MEEPQHEKPTEAVQTAAEADGSNDKARGPRLREIPLRLMIPNMITVLAICAGLSGIRLAFENRVELAVAMVLFAAFLDGIDGRVARLLKATSSFGGQMDSLADIINFGVAPALVLYVFVLDQARSIGWIAALIYAIATGLRLARFNVMAERQVKASWQSEYFVGVPAPAGAMLVLLPVYLGLLGLAPERLFALIASAYTVLIAFLLVSRLPVWSGKSENRLRRDLVLPAILVAVFYVATLMTYTWETMVVTALAYLISLPFGARSWQRKYGDWPAHPAHGGDGLPGDNDESGA, encoded by the coding sequence ATGGAAGAGCCCCAGCACGAAAAGCCGACGGAAGCGGTGCAAACGGCCGCGGAGGCGGATGGATCGAACGACAAGGCGCGCGGGCCGCGTCTGCGCGAAATTCCGCTTCGCCTGATGATCCCCAACATGATTACCGTGCTGGCGATCTGCGCCGGCCTGTCCGGCATCCGGCTCGCCTTCGAGAACCGTGTCGAACTGGCAGTCGCCATGGTGCTGTTTGCAGCGTTTCTGGACGGTATCGATGGACGGGTCGCCCGCCTGCTCAAGGCGACGTCGAGCTTCGGTGGCCAGATGGATTCGCTCGCAGACATCATCAATTTCGGCGTCGCTCCGGCCCTGGTTCTTTATGTTTTCGTGCTTGACCAAGCGCGGTCGATCGGTTGGATCGCCGCATTGATCTACGCGATTGCCACAGGATTGCGACTGGCACGCTTCAACGTCATGGCCGAGCGCCAGGTCAAGGCATCCTGGCAGTCGGAATATTTCGTCGGTGTTCCAGCACCCGCCGGCGCCATGCTGGTGCTACTGCCGGTCTATCTCGGTCTGCTCGGCCTTGCGCCGGAGCGGCTGTTTGCGCTCATCGCTTCGGCCTATACGGTGTTGATTGCCTTCCTTCTGGTCAGCCGCCTGCCGGTCTGGTCCGGCAAGTCGGAGAACCGACTGCGCCGCGATCTCGTCCTGCCGGCCATCCTCGTTGCCGTCTTCTATGTCGCGACGCTGATGACCTATACCTGGGAAACGATGGTGGTGACGGCGCTCGCCTATCTGATCAGCCTGCCGTTCGGCGCTCGCTCCTGGCAGCGCAAATATGGCGACTGGCCGGCACACCCGGCGCACGGCGGCGATGGACTGCCCGGCGACAACGACGAGAGTGGGGCGTAA
- a CDS encoding ABCB family ABC transporter ATP-binding protein/permease gives MAPQNQKKTVSANTSNPLETIANLWPYMWPADRADLKMRVVWATVILVIAKVVLILVPYFFKWATDALNSRPDALASLPQFLTGAVMLVLAYNLARLLQAGLNQLRDALFASVGQHAVRQLAYRTFVHMHQLSLRFHLERRTGGLSRIIERGTKGIETIVRFTILNSVPTLIEFLLTAVIFWWGYGFSYLFVTAVTVWLYIWFTVRASDWRIAIRRSMNDSDTDANTKAIDSLLNFETVKYFGNEEMEAKRFDKSMERYERAATQVWTSLGWLNFGQALIFGAGTAVMMTISALAVQRGDQTIGDFVFVNAMLIQLAIPLNFIGFVYREIRQGLTDIEHMFDLLDVQAEVVDKPDAKELMIDKGAISFTDVHFAYDPARPILKGISIDVPAGKTVAVVGPSGAGKSTLSRLLYRFYDVQGGSITVDGQDVRDVTQKSLRAVIGMVPQDTVLFNDTIAYNIRYGRIEASDSDVEAAAEAAQIADFIRSLPEGFRAMVGERGLKLSGGEKQRVAIARTILKAPPILILDEATSALDTKTEQEIQAALDIVSRNRTTLVIAHRLSTVIHADEIIVLKDGVIAERGTHGELIDRDGLYASMWSRQREATQAEEQLKRVRESDDLGIVDRGQPAA, from the coding sequence GTGGCACCCCAAAACCAGAAAAAGACGGTTTCCGCCAACACGAGCAATCCGTTGGAGACCATCGCGAACCTCTGGCCCTATATGTGGCCGGCCGATCGCGCGGATCTGAAAATGCGGGTGGTGTGGGCGACGGTGATTCTCGTGATCGCCAAGGTCGTCCTTATTCTCGTTCCCTATTTCTTCAAGTGGGCCACCGACGCCCTCAACAGCAGGCCGGACGCACTGGCCTCTCTGCCGCAGTTCCTGACCGGCGCGGTCATGCTGGTGCTCGCCTACAACCTCGCGCGTCTGCTGCAGGCGGGTCTGAACCAACTGCGTGACGCACTCTTCGCGAGCGTAGGCCAGCATGCCGTGCGGCAGCTTGCCTACAGGACCTTCGTCCACATGCATCAGCTCTCGCTCCGCTTTCATCTCGAGCGGCGCACGGGCGGGCTTTCGCGCATTATCGAGCGGGGGACCAAGGGCATCGAGACGATCGTCCGGTTTACCATCCTGAACAGCGTTCCGACGCTCATCGAATTCCTGCTGACGGCGGTGATCTTCTGGTGGGGTTATGGCTTCAGCTATCTCTTCGTGACGGCCGTAACGGTCTGGCTCTACATCTGGTTCACGGTGCGCGCCAGCGACTGGCGCATCGCTATTCGCCGCTCGATGAACGACAGCGACACCGACGCGAACACCAAGGCGATCGACTCGCTCCTTAACTTCGAGACCGTCAAATATTTCGGCAACGAAGAGATGGAGGCCAAGCGCTTCGACAAGTCGATGGAGCGTTACGAGCGCGCCGCGACCCAGGTCTGGACTTCGCTCGGCTGGCTGAACTTCGGTCAGGCGCTGATCTTCGGCGCGGGTACCGCCGTGATGATGACGATATCGGCGCTCGCGGTGCAGCGCGGCGATCAGACGATCGGTGATTTCGTCTTCGTCAACGCCATGCTGATCCAACTTGCCATCCCGCTGAATTTCATCGGCTTTGTCTACCGCGAAATCCGCCAGGGCCTGACCGATATCGAGCACATGTTCGATCTGCTCGATGTTCAGGCGGAGGTGGTCGATAAGCCGGACGCGAAGGAGCTAATGATCGACAAGGGCGCGATCTCCTTCACGGACGTGCATTTCGCCTACGATCCTGCCCGCCCCATCCTCAAGGGGATTTCCATTGACGTTCCCGCCGGCAAGACGGTGGCGGTCGTTGGACCGTCCGGAGCGGGCAAGTCGACATTGTCGCGGCTGCTTTACCGCTTCTACGATGTTCAGGGGGGATCGATCACCGTCGACGGACAGGACGTTCGCGACGTGACTCAGAAAAGCCTGCGCGCGGTGATCGGCATGGTCCCGCAGGACACGGTGCTCTTCAACGATACGATCGCCTACAACATCCGCTACGGTCGCATCGAGGCGTCCGACTCTGATGTCGAGGCGGCTGCCGAGGCGGCGCAGATCGCTGATTTCATCCGCAGCCTTCCGGAAGGTTTCCGGGCCATGGTCGGCGAACGTGGGCTGAAGCTTTCAGGTGGCGAAAAGCAGCGCGTGGCGATCGCGCGCACGATCCTGAAGGCACCGCCGATCCTTATCCTCGACGAGGCGACATCCGCGCTCGATACCAAGACCGAACAGGAAATTCAGGCGGCACTGGACATCGTGTCCCGCAACCGCACGACGCTCGTCATCGCCCACCGCCTGTCGACGGTCATCCATGCGGACGAGATCATCGTCCTCAAGGACGGCGTCATCGCCGAGCGCGGTACGCACGGGGAACTGATCGATCGCGATGGCCTTTACGCTTCCATGTGGAGCCGCCAGCGCGAGGCGACACAGGCGGAAGAGCAGTTGAAGCGAGTGCGCGAGAGCGACGATCTGGGCATCGTCGACCGTGGCCAGCCAGCCGCCTGA
- a CDS encoding LysM peptidoglycan-binding domain-containing protein, which produces MMKNKAGWVALSVLAAATALMVFVVQPNLRNDDKEQAAQPTASGGQSAETKSAAKVETSPGAPEGQAGAPDVVSKATADVSNPANWTVPGFDILRVEPDGSTVIAGRAQPGTKLEILSGNTVIGTADVGAAGDFAAVFDEPLVAGDHQLTLRSVGAGGATKTSEEVATVSVPKDSTGQLLAMVSKPGEASRLITTPEVGAKPAEAAVQPNAQGGEPAGKIEAPAKPAGVPGLQVTAVEIEGGTMYVAGNARPGALVRIYADDKFVGEMKADDKGKFVVDGSIDLAVGSHVIRADMLNENGGKVAMRASVPFDRPAGSQVAAVAGQQSEAASNGLDRLRSEARKAVALLQGLFADGKRPSAEQLAAARSATEFALQSLADFKPADNANEALASAAAAASKAAADALAVLKSSQQDPASVATALAEVEATVGPALTRPSAVAEAVVEPGATTTADAAKPAVPPVVEGAGSAAAAPASEQAAASTSVETPGQPATIEQAPLKESKTSVIIRRGDTLWQISRRVYGAGVRYTTIYLANREQIENPDLIRPGQVFGVPDEAMSEDESREIHRKHVKHEE; this is translated from the coding sequence ATGATGAAGAACAAAGCCGGTTGGGTGGCGCTGAGCGTCTTGGCAGCCGCGACCGCCTTGATGGTTTTCGTGGTCCAGCCAAATCTGCGTAACGACGACAAGGAGCAGGCCGCACAGCCGACAGCGAGCGGCGGCCAGTCGGCCGAGACGAAGTCGGCGGCCAAGGTCGAAACCTCCCCGGGCGCGCCGGAAGGTCAGGCGGGTGCGCCGGATGTCGTGAGCAAGGCGACCGCTGACGTGTCCAATCCTGCGAACTGGACGGTACCGGGCTTCGACATCCTTCGCGTCGAGCCTGATGGATCGACCGTCATTGCCGGGCGCGCCCAGCCTGGCACCAAACTCGAAATCCTCAGCGGCAATACCGTTATCGGCACGGCGGACGTCGGCGCCGCCGGCGATTTCGCCGCCGTCTTTGACGAGCCCCTTGTCGCCGGCGACCACCAGCTGACGCTGCGCAGTGTCGGTGCGGGTGGCGCGACCAAAACGTCCGAAGAAGTGGCAACGGTCTCCGTGCCGAAGGACTCGACCGGCCAGTTGCTGGCAATGGTGTCCAAGCCCGGCGAAGCGAGCCGCCTGATCACCACGCCTGAGGTCGGTGCAAAGCCGGCGGAAGCTGCTGTTCAACCGAATGCGCAAGGCGGTGAGCCAGCGGGCAAAATCGAGGCGCCGGCCAAACCCGCTGGCGTTCCGGGTCTTCAGGTTACCGCTGTCGAGATCGAGGGCGGGACGATGTACGTTGCCGGCAACGCCAGGCCTGGCGCGCTGGTGCGCATCTATGCCGATGACAAGTTCGTCGGCGAGATGAAGGCCGACGACAAGGGCAAATTCGTCGTCGACGGCTCGATCGATCTGGCTGTCGGCAGCCACGTCATCCGGGCCGACATGCTGAACGAGAACGGCGGCAAGGTGGCGATGCGCGCATCGGTGCCCTTCGACCGACCGGCAGGCAGTCAGGTGGCAGCCGTCGCTGGCCAGCAGTCGGAGGCGGCGAGCAACGGGCTTGATCGCTTGCGGAGCGAGGCGAGGAAGGCGGTTGCATTGCTGCAGGGACTTTTCGCCGACGGCAAACGGCCCTCCGCCGAGCAGCTTGCGGCGGCCCGTTCGGCCACGGAATTCGCGCTGCAATCGCTCGCCGACTTCAAACCGGCGGACAACGCAAACGAGGCGCTGGCTTCCGCCGCAGCCGCGGCATCAAAAGCCGCAGCCGATGCACTGGCGGTGCTCAAGTCGTCACAGCAGGACCCGGCTAGCGTCGCGACGGCACTGGCAGAGGTTGAGGCAACGGTTGGCCCTGCACTGACCCGGCCGAGTGCTGTCGCCGAGGCGGTTGTTGAGCCTGGGGCCACGACGACGGCGGACGCCGCCAAGCCGGCGGTGCCGCCGGTGGTCGAAGGTGCCGGCAGTGCTGCCGCAGCGCCGGCTTCCGAACAGGCGGCAGCATCGACATCGGTCGAGACACCCGGGCAGCCCGCGACGATCGAGCAGGCTCCGCTCAAGGAGAGCAAGACCTCGGTCATCATCCGCCGCGGCGACACGCTGTGGCAGATTTCGCGCCGGGTTTACGGGGCAGGGGTTCGCTACACGACGATCTACCTTGCCAACCGGGAGCAGATCGAAAATCCCGACTTGATCCGTCCAGGCCAGGTTTTCGGTGTTCCCGACGAGGCGATGTCCGAAGACGAATCGCGGGAAATACACCGCAAGCACGTGAAGCACGAAGAATAG
- a CDS encoding phosphatidylserine decarboxylase, whose amino-acid sequence MSLVNTVRNTLVPVHKEGYRFIAIFFVVSLVLGLLWEPLMWIGFLLTAWCAYFFRDPERMTPIDDDLVISPADGRVSSIAVVTPPDELGLGSTPMLRISVFMNVFNCHVNRAPMSGTVRRIAYRAGRFVNAELDKASHENERNGLVIETKHGEIGVVQIAGLVARRILCWTAQNAPLEAGERFGLIRFGSRLDVFLPEGAEPRVSVGQTAVAGETVLAEFGSAKGPVVSRRA is encoded by the coding sequence ATGAGCTTGGTCAACACGGTGCGTAACACGCTCGTTCCGGTGCACAAGGAAGGCTATCGCTTCATTGCGATCTTCTTCGTTGTATCGCTGGTGCTTGGCTTGCTGTGGGAACCGCTGATGTGGATCGGCTTCCTGTTGACCGCGTGGTGCGCCTACTTCTTCCGCGATCCCGAACGCATGACGCCGATCGACGACGACCTCGTGATCAGCCCAGCCGATGGCCGCGTCTCCTCGATTGCAGTGGTGACGCCGCCGGATGAATTGGGCCTGGGGTCGACGCCGATGCTGCGCATCTCGGTTTTCATGAATGTCTTCAATTGCCATGTGAACCGCGCTCCGATGAGTGGAACCGTGCGCCGCATCGCCTATCGGGCCGGCAGGTTCGTAAACGCCGAGCTCGACAAGGCCAGCCACGAAAACGAACGCAATGGCCTCGTTATCGAGACAAAGCACGGCGAAATCGGCGTGGTCCAGATTGCCGGCCTCGTAGCTCGGCGCATTCTCTGCTGGACAGCACAAAACGCGCCGCTCGAAGCGGGCGAGCGCTTCGGCCTCATCCGGTTCGGCTCCCGGCTTGATGTGTTTCTGCCAGAAGGAGCCGAACCGCGTGTCAGCGTCGGGCAGACCGCCGTCGCCGGCGAAACAGTGCTTGCTGAATTCGGCTCCGCGAAGGGGCCGGTGGTCAGCCGCCGCGCATAG